One part of the Homo sapiens chromosome 19, GRCh38.p14 Primary Assembly genome encodes these proteins:
- the LIPE gene encoding hormone-sensitive lipase isoform 3 (isoform 3 is encoded by transcript variant 3), with product MPRRASRLIHNMDLRTMTQSLVTLAEDNIAFFSSQGPGETAQRLSGVFAGVREQALGLEPALGRLLGVAHLFDLDPETPANGYRSLVHTARCCLAHLLHKSRYVASNRRSIFFRTSHNLAELEAYLAALTQLRALVYYAQRLLVTNRPGVLFFEGDEGLTADFLREYVTLHKGCFYGRCLGFQFTPAIRPFLQTISIGLVSFGEHYKRNETGLSVAASSLFTSGRFAIDPELRGAEFERITQNLDVHFWKAFWNITEMEVLSSLANMASATVRVSRLLSLPPEAFEMPLTADPTLTVTISPPLAHTGPGPVLVRLISYDLREGQDSEELSSLIKSNGQRSLELWPRPQQAPRSRSLIVHFHGGGFVAQTSRSHEPYLKSWAQELGAPIISIDYSLAPEAPFPRALEECFFAYCWAIKHCALLGSTGERICLAGDSAGGNLCFTVALRAAAYGVRVPDGIMAAYPATMLQPAASPSRLLSLMDPLLPLSVLSKCVSAYAGAKTEDHSNSDQKALGMMGLVRRDTALLLRDFRLGASSWLNSFLELSGRKSQKMSEPIAEPMRRSVSEAALAQPQGPLGTDSLKNLTLRDLSLRGNSETSSDTPEMSLSAETLSPSTPSDVNFLLPPEDAGEEAEAKNELSPMDRGLGVRAAFPEGFHPRRSSQGATQMPLYSSPIVKNPFMSPLLAPDSMLKSLPPVHIVACALDPMLDDSVMLARRLRNLGQPVTLRVVEDLPHGFLTLAALCRETRQAAELCVERIRLVLTPPAGAGPSGETGAAGVDGGCGGRH from the exons ATGCCTAGGAGGG CCTCAAGGCTCATCCACAACATGGACCTGCGCACAATGACACAGTCGCTGGTGACTCTGGCGGAGGACAACATAGCCTTCTTCTCGAGCCAGGGTCCTGGGGAAACGGCCCAGCGGCTGTCAGGCGTTTTTGCCGGTGTACGGGAGCAGGCGCTGGGGCTGGAGCCGGCCCTGGGCCGCCTGCTGGGTGTGGCGCACCTCTTTGACCTGGACCCAGAGACACCGGCCAACGGGTACCGCAGCCTAGTGCACACAGCCCGCTGCTGCCTGGCGCACCTCCTGCACAAATCCCGCTATGTGGCCTCCAACCGCCGCAGCATCTTCTTCCGCACCAGCCACAACCTGGCCGAGCTGGAGGCCTACCTGGCTGCCCTCACCCAGCTCCGCGCTCTGGTCTACTACGCCCAGCGCCTGCTGGTTACCAATCGGCCGGGGGTACTCTTCTTTGAGGGCGACGAGGGGCTCACCGCCGACTTCCTCCGGGAGTATGTCACGCTGCATAAGGGATGCTTCTATGGCCGCTGCCTGGGCTTCCAG TTCACGCCTGCCATCCGGCCATTCCTGCAGACCATCTCCATTGGGCTGGTGTCCTTCGGGGAGCACTACAAACGCAACGAGACAGGCCTCA GTGTGGCCGCCAGCTCTCTCTTCACCAGCGGCCGCTTTGCCATCGACCCCGAGCTGCGTGGGGCTGAGTTTGAGCGGATCACACAGAACCTGGACGTGCACTTCTGGAAAGCCTTCTGGAACATCACCGAGATGGAAGTGCTATCG tctctggccaacatggcatcGGCCACCGTGAGGGTAAGCCGCCTGCTCAGCCTGCCACCCGAAGCCTTTGAGATGCCACTGACTGCCGACCCCACGCTCACGGTCACCATCTCACCCCCACTGGCCCACACAGGCCCTGGGCCCGTCCTCGTCAGGCTCATCTCCTATGACCTGCGTGAAGGACAG GACAGTGAGGAGCTCAGCAGCCTGATAAAGTCCAACGGCCAACGGAGCCTGGAGCTGTGGCCGCGCCCCCAGCAGGCACCCCGCTCGCGGTCCCTGATAGTGCACTTCCACGGCGGTGGCTTTGTGGCCCAGACCTCCAGATCCCACGAGCCCTACCTCAAGAGCTGGGCCCAGGAGCTGGGCGCCCCCATCATCTCCATCGACTACTCCCTGGCCCCTGAGGCCCCCTTCCCCCGTGCGCTGGAGGAGTGCTTCTTCGCCTACTGCTGGGCCATCAAGCACTGCGCCCTCCTTG GCTCAACAGGGGAACGAATCTGCCTTGCGGGGGACAGTGCAGGCGGGAACCTCTGCTTCACCGTGGCTCTTCGGGCAGCAGCCTACGGGGTGCGGGTGCCAGATGGCATCATGGCAGCCTACCCGGCCACAATGCTGCAGCCTGCCGCCTCTCCCTCCCGCCTGCTGAGCCTCATGGACCCCTTGCTGCCCCTCAGTGTGCTCTCCAAGTGTGTCAGCGCCTATGCTG GTGCAAAGACGGAGGACCACTCCAACTCAGACCAGAAAGCCCTCGGCATGATGGGGCTGGTGCGGCGGGACACAGCCCTGCTCCTCCGAGACTTCCGCCTGGGTGCCTCCTCATGGCTCAACTCCTTCCTGGAGTTAAGTGGGCGCAAGTCCCAGAAGATGTCGGAGCCCATAGCAG AGCCGATGCGCCGCAGTGTGTCTGAAGCAGCACTGGCCCAGCCCCAGGGCCCACTGGGCACGGATTCCCTCAAGAACCTGACCCTGAGGGACTTGAGCCTGAGGGGAAACTCCGAGACGTCGTCGGACACCCCCGAGATGTCGCTGTCAGCTGAGACACTTAGCCCCTCCACACCCTCCGATGTCAACTTCTTATTACCACCTGAGGATGCAGGGGAAGAGGCTGAGGCCAAAAATGAGCTGAGCCCCATGGACAGAGGCCTGGGCGTCCGTGCCGCCTTCCCCGAGGGTTTCCACCCCCGACGCTCCAGCCAGGGTGCCACACAGATGCCCCTCTACTCCTCACCCATAGTCAAGAACCCCTTCATGTCGCCGCTGCTGGCACCCGACAGCATGCTCAAGAGCCTGCCACCTGTGCACATCGTG GCGTGCGCGCTGGACCCCATGCTGGACGACTCGGTCATGCTCGCGCGGCGACTGCGCAACCTGGGCCAGCCGGTGACGCTGCGCGTGGTGGAGGACCTGCCGCACGGCTTCCTGACCCTAGCGGCGCTGTGCCGCGAGACGCGCCAGGCCGCAGAGCTGTGCGTGGAGCGCATCCGCCTCGTCCTCACTCCTCCCGCCGGAGCCGGGCCGAGCGGGGAGACGGGGGCTGCGGGGGTAGACGGGGGCTGCGGGGGGCGACACTAA
- the LIPE gene encoding hormone-sensitive lipase isoform 8 (isoform 8 is encoded by transcript variant 9), producing the protein MEVLSSLANMASATVRVSRLLSLPPEAFEMPLTADPTLTVTISPPLAHTGPGPVLVRLISYDLREGQDSEELSSLIKSNGQRSLELWPRPQQAPRSRSLIVHFHGGGFVAQTSRSHEPYLKSWAQELGAPIISIDYSLAPEAPFPRALEECFFAYCWAIKHCALLGSTGERICLAGDSAGGNLCFTVALRAAAYGVRVPDGIMAAYPATMLQPAASPSRLLSLMDPLLPLSVLSKCVSAYAGAKTEDHSNSDQKALGMMGLVRRDTALLLRDFRLGASSWLNSFLELSGRKSQKMSEPIAEPMRRSVSEAALAQPQGPLGTDSLKNLTLRDLSLRGNSETSSDTPEMSLSAETLSPSTPSDVNFLLPPEDAGEEAEAKNELSPMDRGLGVRAAFPEGFHPRRSSQGATQMPLYSSPIVKNPFMSPLLAPDSMLKSLPPVHIVACALDPMLDDSVMLARRLRNLGQPVTLRVVEDLPHGFLTLAALCRETRQAAELCVERIRLVLTPPAGAGPSGETGAAGVDGGCGGRH; encoded by the exons ATGGAAGTGCTATCG tctctggccaacatggcatcGGCCACCGTGAGGGTAAGCCGCCTGCTCAGCCTGCCACCCGAAGCCTTTGAGATGCCACTGACTGCCGACCCCACGCTCACGGTCACCATCTCACCCCCACTGGCCCACACAGGCCCTGGGCCCGTCCTCGTCAGGCTCATCTCCTATGACCTGCGTGAAGGACAG GACAGTGAGGAGCTCAGCAGCCTGATAAAGTCCAACGGCCAACGGAGCCTGGAGCTGTGGCCGCGCCCCCAGCAGGCACCCCGCTCGCGGTCCCTGATAGTGCACTTCCACGGCGGTGGCTTTGTGGCCCAGACCTCCAGATCCCACGAGCCCTACCTCAAGAGCTGGGCCCAGGAGCTGGGCGCCCCCATCATCTCCATCGACTACTCCCTGGCCCCTGAGGCCCCCTTCCCCCGTGCGCTGGAGGAGTGCTTCTTCGCCTACTGCTGGGCCATCAAGCACTGCGCCCTCCTTG GCTCAACAGGGGAACGAATCTGCCTTGCGGGGGACAGTGCAGGCGGGAACCTCTGCTTCACCGTGGCTCTTCGGGCAGCAGCCTACGGGGTGCGGGTGCCAGATGGCATCATGGCAGCCTACCCGGCCACAATGCTGCAGCCTGCCGCCTCTCCCTCCCGCCTGCTGAGCCTCATGGACCCCTTGCTGCCCCTCAGTGTGCTCTCCAAGTGTGTCAGCGCCTATGCTG GTGCAAAGACGGAGGACCACTCCAACTCAGACCAGAAAGCCCTCGGCATGATGGGGCTGGTGCGGCGGGACACAGCCCTGCTCCTCCGAGACTTCCGCCTGGGTGCCTCCTCATGGCTCAACTCCTTCCTGGAGTTAAGTGGGCGCAAGTCCCAGAAGATGTCGGAGCCCATAGCAG AGCCGATGCGCCGCAGTGTGTCTGAAGCAGCACTGGCCCAGCCCCAGGGCCCACTGGGCACGGATTCCCTCAAGAACCTGACCCTGAGGGACTTGAGCCTGAGGGGAAACTCCGAGACGTCGTCGGACACCCCCGAGATGTCGCTGTCAGCTGAGACACTTAGCCCCTCCACACCCTCCGATGTCAACTTCTTATTACCACCTGAGGATGCAGGGGAAGAGGCTGAGGCCAAAAATGAGCTGAGCCCCATGGACAGAGGCCTGGGCGTCCGTGCCGCCTTCCCCGAGGGTTTCCACCCCCGACGCTCCAGCCAGGGTGCCACACAGATGCCCCTCTACTCCTCACCCATAGTCAAGAACCCCTTCATGTCGCCGCTGCTGGCACCCGACAGCATGCTCAAGAGCCTGCCACCTGTGCACATCGTG GCGTGCGCGCTGGACCCCATGCTGGACGACTCGGTCATGCTCGCGCGGCGACTGCGCAACCTGGGCCAGCCGGTGACGCTGCGCGTGGTGGAGGACCTGCCGCACGGCTTCCTGACCCTAGCGGCGCTGTGCCGCGAGACGCGCCAGGCCGCAGAGCTGTGCGTGGAGCGCATCCGCCTCGTCCTCACTCCTCCCGCCGGAGCCGGGCCGAGCGGGGAGACGGGGGCTGCGGGGGTAGACGGGGGCTGCGGGGGGCGACACTAA
- the LIPE gene encoding hormone-sensitive lipase isoform 1 (isoform 1 is encoded by transcript variant 1) yields the protein MELAGGTEPAEAAMAPASKNAKEGSRSHGRRRWRKDKAKASRLIHNMDLRTMTQSLVTLAEDNIAFFSSQGPGETAQRLSGVFAGVREQALGLEPALGRLLGVAHLFDLDPETPANGYRSLVHTARCCLAHLLHKSRYVASNRRSIFFRTSHNLAELEAYLAALTQLRALVYYAQRLLVTNRPGVLFFEGDEGLTADFLREYVTLHKGCFYGRCLGFQFTPAIRPFLQTISIGLVSFGEHYKRNETGLSESQPGVAASSLFTSGRFAIDPELRGAEFERITQNLDVHFWKAFWNITEMEVLSSLANMASATVRVSRLLSLPPEAFEMPLTADPTLTVTISPPLAHTGPGPVLVRLISYDLREGQDSEELSSLIKSNGQRSLELWPRPQQAPRSRSLIVHFHGGGFVAQTSRSHEPYLKSWAQELGAPIISIDYSLAPEAPFPRALEECFFAYCWAIKHCALLGSTGERICLAGDSAGGNLCFTVALRAAAYGVRVPDGIMAAYPATMLQPAASPSRLLSLMDPLLPLSVLSKCVSAYAGAKTEDHSNSDQKALGMMGLVRRDTALLLRDFRLGASSWLNSFLELSGRKSQKMSEPIAEPMRRSVSEAALAQPQGPLGTDSLKNLTLRDLSLRGNSETSSDTPEMSLSAETLSPSTPSDVNFLLPPEDAGEEAEAKNELSPMDRGLGVRAAFPEGFHPRRSSQGATQMPLYSSPIVKNPFMSPLLAPDSMLKSLPPVHIVACALDPMLDDSVMLARRLRNLGQPVTLRVVEDLPHGFLTLAALCRETRQAAELCVERIRLVLTPPAGAGPSGETGAAGVDGGCGGRH from the exons ATGGAGTTGGCCGGGGGAACGGAGCCCGCCGAGGCCGCTATGGCCCCGGCCTCGAAGAATGCCAAAGAGGGCTCAAGGAGCCACGGTCGCCGGCGGTGGCGAAAAGACAAGGCCAAAG CCTCAAGGCTCATCCACAACATGGACCTGCGCACAATGACACAGTCGCTGGTGACTCTGGCGGAGGACAACATAGCCTTCTTCTCGAGCCAGGGTCCTGGGGAAACGGCCCAGCGGCTGTCAGGCGTTTTTGCCGGTGTACGGGAGCAGGCGCTGGGGCTGGAGCCGGCCCTGGGCCGCCTGCTGGGTGTGGCGCACCTCTTTGACCTGGACCCAGAGACACCGGCCAACGGGTACCGCAGCCTAGTGCACACAGCCCGCTGCTGCCTGGCGCACCTCCTGCACAAATCCCGCTATGTGGCCTCCAACCGCCGCAGCATCTTCTTCCGCACCAGCCACAACCTGGCCGAGCTGGAGGCCTACCTGGCTGCCCTCACCCAGCTCCGCGCTCTGGTCTACTACGCCCAGCGCCTGCTGGTTACCAATCGGCCGGGGGTACTCTTCTTTGAGGGCGACGAGGGGCTCACCGCCGACTTCCTCCGGGAGTATGTCACGCTGCATAAGGGATGCTTCTATGGCCGCTGCCTGGGCTTCCAG TTCACGCCTGCCATCCGGCCATTCCTGCAGACCATCTCCATTGGGCTGGTGTCCTTCGGGGAGCACTACAAACGCAACGAGACAGGCCTCAGTGAGTCCCAGCCAG GTGTGGCCGCCAGCTCTCTCTTCACCAGCGGCCGCTTTGCCATCGACCCCGAGCTGCGTGGGGCTGAGTTTGAGCGGATCACACAGAACCTGGACGTGCACTTCTGGAAAGCCTTCTGGAACATCACCGAGATGGAAGTGCTATCG tctctggccaacatggcatcGGCCACCGTGAGGGTAAGCCGCCTGCTCAGCCTGCCACCCGAAGCCTTTGAGATGCCACTGACTGCCGACCCCACGCTCACGGTCACCATCTCACCCCCACTGGCCCACACAGGCCCTGGGCCCGTCCTCGTCAGGCTCATCTCCTATGACCTGCGTGAAGGACAG GACAGTGAGGAGCTCAGCAGCCTGATAAAGTCCAACGGCCAACGGAGCCTGGAGCTGTGGCCGCGCCCCCAGCAGGCACCCCGCTCGCGGTCCCTGATAGTGCACTTCCACGGCGGTGGCTTTGTGGCCCAGACCTCCAGATCCCACGAGCCCTACCTCAAGAGCTGGGCCCAGGAGCTGGGCGCCCCCATCATCTCCATCGACTACTCCCTGGCCCCTGAGGCCCCCTTCCCCCGTGCGCTGGAGGAGTGCTTCTTCGCCTACTGCTGGGCCATCAAGCACTGCGCCCTCCTTG GCTCAACAGGGGAACGAATCTGCCTTGCGGGGGACAGTGCAGGCGGGAACCTCTGCTTCACCGTGGCTCTTCGGGCAGCAGCCTACGGGGTGCGGGTGCCAGATGGCATCATGGCAGCCTACCCGGCCACAATGCTGCAGCCTGCCGCCTCTCCCTCCCGCCTGCTGAGCCTCATGGACCCCTTGCTGCCCCTCAGTGTGCTCTCCAAGTGTGTCAGCGCCTATGCTG GTGCAAAGACGGAGGACCACTCCAACTCAGACCAGAAAGCCCTCGGCATGATGGGGCTGGTGCGGCGGGACACAGCCCTGCTCCTCCGAGACTTCCGCCTGGGTGCCTCCTCATGGCTCAACTCCTTCCTGGAGTTAAGTGGGCGCAAGTCCCAGAAGATGTCGGAGCCCATAGCAG AGCCGATGCGCCGCAGTGTGTCTGAAGCAGCACTGGCCCAGCCCCAGGGCCCACTGGGCACGGATTCCCTCAAGAACCTGACCCTGAGGGACTTGAGCCTGAGGGGAAACTCCGAGACGTCGTCGGACACCCCCGAGATGTCGCTGTCAGCTGAGACACTTAGCCCCTCCACACCCTCCGATGTCAACTTCTTATTACCACCTGAGGATGCAGGGGAAGAGGCTGAGGCCAAAAATGAGCTGAGCCCCATGGACAGAGGCCTGGGCGTCCGTGCCGCCTTCCCCGAGGGTTTCCACCCCCGACGCTCCAGCCAGGGTGCCACACAGATGCCCCTCTACTCCTCACCCATAGTCAAGAACCCCTTCATGTCGCCGCTGCTGGCACCCGACAGCATGCTCAAGAGCCTGCCACCTGTGCACATCGTG GCGTGCGCGCTGGACCCCATGCTGGACGACTCGGTCATGCTCGCGCGGCGACTGCGCAACCTGGGCCAGCCGGTGACGCTGCGCGTGGTGGAGGACCTGCCGCACGGCTTCCTGACCCTAGCGGCGCTGTGCCGCGAGACGCGCCAGGCCGCAGAGCTGTGCGTGGAGCGCATCCGCCTCGTCCTCACTCCTCCCGCCGGAGCCGGGCCGAGCGGGGAGACGGGGGCTGCGGGGGTAGACGGGGGCTGCGGGGGGCGACACTAA
- the LIPE gene encoding hormone-sensitive lipase isoform X2, translating to MTWHVVLTDLSGWEVACAATPWAGQPRPRVYCPRLLLAQATDQQSQPREARKMPRRASRLIHNMDLRTMTQSLVTLAEDNIAFFSSQGPGETAQRLSGVFAGVREQALGLEPALGRLLGVAHLFDLDPETPANGYRSLVHTARCCLAHLLHKSRYVASNRRSIFFRTSHNLAELEAYLAALTQLRALVYYAQRLLVTNRPGVLFFEGDEGLTADFLREYVTLHKGCFYGRCLGFQFTPAIRPFLQTISIGLVSFGEHYKRNETGLSVAASSLFTSGRFAIDPELRGAEFERITQNLDVHFWKAFWNITEMEVLSSLANMASATVRVSRLLSLPPEAFEMPLTADPTLTVTISPPLAHTGPGPVLVRLISYDLREGQDSEELSSLIKSNGQRSLELWPRPQQAPRSRSLIVHFHGGGFVAQTSRSHEPYLKSWAQELGAPIISIDYSLAPEAPFPRALEECFFAYCWAIKHCALLGSTGERICLAGDSAGGNLCFTVALRAAAYGVRVPDGIMAAYPATMLQPAASPSRLLSLMDPLLPLSVLSKCVSAYAGAKTEDHSNSDQKALGMMGLVRRDTALLLRDFRLGASSWLNSFLELSGRKSQKMSEPIAEPMRRSVSEAALAQPQGPLGTDSLKNLTLRDLSLRGNSETSSDTPEMSLSAETLSPSTPSDVNFLLPPEDAGEEAEAKNELSPMDRGLGVRAAFPEGFHPRRSSQGATQMPLYSSPIVKNPFMSPLLAPDSMLKSLPPVHIVACALDPMLDDSVMLARRLRNLGQPVTLRVVEDLPHGFLTLAALCRETRQAAELCVERIRLVLTPPAGAGPSGETGAAGVDGGCGGRH from the exons ATGACATGG CACGTGGTCCTCACTGATCTTTCTGGGTGGGAGGTGGCTTGTGCGGCTACACCCTGGGCAGGCCAGCCCCGCCCCCGGGTTTATTGCCCCAGGCTGCTACTGGCACAAGCCACAGACCAGCAGTCCCAGCCCAGGGAAGCTCGGAAGATGCCTAGGAGGG CCTCAAGGCTCATCCACAACATGGACCTGCGCACAATGACACAGTCGCTGGTGACTCTGGCGGAGGACAACATAGCCTTCTTCTCGAGCCAGGGTCCTGGGGAAACGGCCCAGCGGCTGTCAGGCGTTTTTGCCGGTGTACGGGAGCAGGCGCTGGGGCTGGAGCCGGCCCTGGGCCGCCTGCTGGGTGTGGCGCACCTCTTTGACCTGGACCCAGAGACACCGGCCAACGGGTACCGCAGCCTAGTGCACACAGCCCGCTGCTGCCTGGCGCACCTCCTGCACAAATCCCGCTATGTGGCCTCCAACCGCCGCAGCATCTTCTTCCGCACCAGCCACAACCTGGCCGAGCTGGAGGCCTACCTGGCTGCCCTCACCCAGCTCCGCGCTCTGGTCTACTACGCCCAGCGCCTGCTGGTTACCAATCGGCCGGGGGTACTCTTCTTTGAGGGCGACGAGGGGCTCACCGCCGACTTCCTCCGGGAGTATGTCACGCTGCATAAGGGATGCTTCTATGGCCGCTGCCTGGGCTTCCAG TTCACGCCTGCCATCCGGCCATTCCTGCAGACCATCTCCATTGGGCTGGTGTCCTTCGGGGAGCACTACAAACGCAACGAGACAGGCCTCA GTGTGGCCGCCAGCTCTCTCTTCACCAGCGGCCGCTTTGCCATCGACCCCGAGCTGCGTGGGGCTGAGTTTGAGCGGATCACACAGAACCTGGACGTGCACTTCTGGAAAGCCTTCTGGAACATCACCGAGATGGAAGTGCTATCG tctctggccaacatggcatcGGCCACCGTGAGGGTAAGCCGCCTGCTCAGCCTGCCACCCGAAGCCTTTGAGATGCCACTGACTGCCGACCCCACGCTCACGGTCACCATCTCACCCCCACTGGCCCACACAGGCCCTGGGCCCGTCCTCGTCAGGCTCATCTCCTATGACCTGCGTGAAGGACAG GACAGTGAGGAGCTCAGCAGCCTGATAAAGTCCAACGGCCAACGGAGCCTGGAGCTGTGGCCGCGCCCCCAGCAGGCACCCCGCTCGCGGTCCCTGATAGTGCACTTCCACGGCGGTGGCTTTGTGGCCCAGACCTCCAGATCCCACGAGCCCTACCTCAAGAGCTGGGCCCAGGAGCTGGGCGCCCCCATCATCTCCATCGACTACTCCCTGGCCCCTGAGGCCCCCTTCCCCCGTGCGCTGGAGGAGTGCTTCTTCGCCTACTGCTGGGCCATCAAGCACTGCGCCCTCCTTG GCTCAACAGGGGAACGAATCTGCCTTGCGGGGGACAGTGCAGGCGGGAACCTCTGCTTCACCGTGGCTCTTCGGGCAGCAGCCTACGGGGTGCGGGTGCCAGATGGCATCATGGCAGCCTACCCGGCCACAATGCTGCAGCCTGCCGCCTCTCCCTCCCGCCTGCTGAGCCTCATGGACCCCTTGCTGCCCCTCAGTGTGCTCTCCAAGTGTGTCAGCGCCTATGCTG GTGCAAAGACGGAGGACCACTCCAACTCAGACCAGAAAGCCCTCGGCATGATGGGGCTGGTGCGGCGGGACACAGCCCTGCTCCTCCGAGACTTCCGCCTGGGTGCCTCCTCATGGCTCAACTCCTTCCTGGAGTTAAGTGGGCGCAAGTCCCAGAAGATGTCGGAGCCCATAGCAG AGCCGATGCGCCGCAGTGTGTCTGAAGCAGCACTGGCCCAGCCCCAGGGCCCACTGGGCACGGATTCCCTCAAGAACCTGACCCTGAGGGACTTGAGCCTGAGGGGAAACTCCGAGACGTCGTCGGACACCCCCGAGATGTCGCTGTCAGCTGAGACACTTAGCCCCTCCACACCCTCCGATGTCAACTTCTTATTACCACCTGAGGATGCAGGGGAAGAGGCTGAGGCCAAAAATGAGCTGAGCCCCATGGACAGAGGCCTGGGCGTCCGTGCCGCCTTCCCCGAGGGTTTCCACCCCCGACGCTCCAGCCAGGGTGCCACACAGATGCCCCTCTACTCCTCACCCATAGTCAAGAACCCCTTCATGTCGCCGCTGCTGGCACCCGACAGCATGCTCAAGAGCCTGCCACCTGTGCACATCGTG GCGTGCGCGCTGGACCCCATGCTGGACGACTCGGTCATGCTCGCGCGGCGACTGCGCAACCTGGGCCAGCCGGTGACGCTGCGCGTGGTGGAGGACCTGCCGCACGGCTTCCTGACCCTAGCGGCGCTGTGCCGCGAGACGCGCCAGGCCGCAGAGCTGTGCGTGGAGCGCATCCGCCTCGTCCTCACTCCTCCCGCCGGAGCCGGGCCGAGCGGGGAGACGGGGGCTGCGGGGGTAGACGGGGGCTGCGGGGGGCGACACTAA